In Shouchella patagoniensis, the following are encoded in one genomic region:
- a CDS encoding 3-hydroxyacyl-ACP dehydratase FabZ family protein has product MEKKYPAPHEKLKQAAPFLFIDKIVDMSGDTIVCQKNVSYNEPYLSGHFPGEPIVPGVLLIEMAAQASLILAGQNNNGEQGGQEKGYLVENKGFRFLRKAGPGDTLLIKVTLTGGVGNFLTATANISNSDGEKVAKGSLTFYLPKEVEIYERV; this is encoded by the coding sequence ATGGAGAAAAAATATCCAGCACCTCATGAAAAATTGAAGCAAGCAGCTCCTTTTTTATTCATCGATAAGATTGTTGATATGAGTGGAGACACGATCGTATGTCAAAAAAATGTATCTTACAATGAACCATATCTAAGTGGTCATTTTCCAGGAGAGCCAATTGTACCAGGCGTACTCCTCATTGAAATGGCAGCCCAGGCAAGCCTAATTTTGGCTGGTCAGAATAACAATGGTGAACAAGGTGGTCAAGAGAAAGGATACTTAGTAGAGAATAAAGGGTTTCGCTTTTTACGGAAAGCTGGACCTGGAGACACGCTTCTCATAAAAGTGACACTAACTGGTGGGGTTGGAAACTTTTTGACTGCAACTGCAAACATATCTAACTCTGATGGTGAAAAGGTTGCTAAAGGAAGTTTAACTTTTTATTTGCCAAAGGAGGTTGAAATTTATGAAAGAGTTTAA
- a CDS encoding enoyl-CoA hydratase/isomerase family protein, translating into MPKTAARYIEIDFPENKNAFNLEMATFLLNSIEEAELDPECYVIVFKSNQRACFSSGPRPADLINMIENEGTVQIGEIISVFNQVLLKIAQSRKFTIAAIHGYAYGGGFNLMLPCDYRIAVERTKFIENFYEMGITPDLGASYFLPEILGFEKSLHLLLLEGLFTGKEALEWGLIHETAPTKKEMMEKVETICNKLIRGLSKRIIETKEILKTSGKSTLEDQLVREKQAILLCFEEKAVQERLKRTKIVNEKG; encoded by the coding sequence ATGCCAAAGACTGCAGCACGCTATATTGAAATTGACTTTCCGGAGAATAAAAATGCATTCAACCTGGAGATGGCAACGTTTCTTTTGAATTCAATAGAAGAAGCCGAATTAGATCCTGAATGTTATGTGATTGTGTTTAAAAGCAATCAAAGAGCATGCTTTTCAAGTGGTCCACGCCCGGCAGACCTCATAAATATGATAGAAAACGAAGGGACCGTTCAAATCGGAGAAATTATAAGTGTATTTAATCAAGTTCTTCTTAAAATAGCTCAATCAAGGAAATTTACTATAGCTGCTATTCATGGATACGCCTATGGAGGCGGGTTTAATTTAATGCTGCCATGTGATTATCGGATAGCTGTTGAACGAACAAAATTTATTGAAAACTTTTACGAAATGGGGATTACTCCTGATCTGGGAGCCAGTTATTTTTTACCGGAAATTTTGGGCTTCGAAAAGTCCCTGCATCTGTTGCTTCTGGAAGGACTATTTACAGGAAAAGAGGCGCTTGAATGGGGACTTATTCATGAAACTGCGCCAACTAAAAAAGAGATGATGGAGAAGGTAGAAACGATTTGCAACAAACTAATAAGGGGTCTTTCAAAACGGATCATTGAAACAAAGGAAATTCTTAAGACAAGTGGTAAGTCAACACTGGAAGATCAATTGGTTAGAGAAAAGCAGGCAATTCTTCTTTGTTTCGAAGAAAAGGCAGTACAAGAACGACTTAAAAGGACTAAAATTGTGAACGAGAAAGGTTGA